From a single Clupea harengus chromosome 24, Ch_v2.0.2, whole genome shotgun sequence genomic region:
- the LOC105908382 gene encoding histone H2A-like, with translation MSGRGKTGGKARAKAKTRSSRAGLQFPVGRVHRLLRKGNYAHRVGAGAPVYMAAVLEYLTAEILELAGNAARDNKKSRIIPRHLQLAVRNDEELNKLLGGVTIAQGGVLPNIQAVLLPKKTEKSK, from the coding sequence ATGAGCGGCAGAGGCAAAACCGGAGGAAAGGCGAGGGCTAAGGCCAAGACTCGCTCATCCAGGGCTGGACTCCAGTTCCCCGTGGGTCGTGTTCACAGGCTGCTCCGCAAGGGTAATTACGCTCATCGTGTTGGAGCTGGAGCTCCGGTCTACATGGCTGCCGTGCTCGAGTATCTGACTGCTGAGATCCTTGAGTTGGCCGGCAACGCTGCCCGTGACAACAAGAAGAGTCGTATCATTCCCCGCCATCTGCAGCTGGCTGTGCGTAATGACGAGGAGTTGAACAAGCTGCTCGGCGGAGTGACCATCGCTCAGGGTGGTGTGCTGCCTAACATCCAGGCTGTGCTTCTGCCCAAGAAGACCGAGAAATCCAAGTAA